A portion of the Falsibacillus albus genome contains these proteins:
- a CDS encoding b(o/a)3-type cytochrome-c oxidase subunit 1 — protein sequence MIGRHEKKLSLSYIGVAYAAFLIGTFCGLMQVFIRNNALKLPSWLDYYQILTAHGVLLALIYTTYFIFAFFIAGISKSIGNFSPGVTFASWAGFWVTTFGTVLATVMIISGKASVLYTFYAPLKASGWYYVGLALFIIGTWISGFAIIGHYAGWKKQNKGAISPLFAFMTVATLILWIIACLGVVATVVFQYIPWAFGWTKTINVELSRTLFWYFGHPLVYFWLLPAYMAWYVIVPNIIGGKVFSDSLARLAFVLFILFSMPVGFHHQMVEPGIGSFWKFLQTVLTFMVIIPSLMTAFSIFAVFETTGRDMGAKSLFGWFKKLPWRDVRFTSIFIAMAFFIPGGAGGIINASFQLDEAVHNTLWVVGHFHITVGTPVAMTFMGLTFWLIPYLTGRKFTAALKRLAFIQIFTWSIGMFLMSTSQHILGLMGAPRRTAYAGYNGNPQAKEWFDGLFSNHVTMAIGGSILFLSAAILIYIVLVSLFISPKAEHEKDAVQFPMAESDVSRTPKFLENWGLWIGISLTLILFAYAIPVLHMIQHAPPGSPGFKTW from the coding sequence ATGATCGGCCGACATGAAAAAAAATTGTCACTATCCTATATCGGGGTTGCGTATGCAGCGTTTTTAATCGGTACTTTTTGTGGGCTAATGCAGGTTTTTATCAGGAATAATGCTTTGAAATTGCCTTCCTGGCTTGATTATTATCAAATTTTGACCGCTCATGGAGTCCTTTTGGCACTTATTTATACCACTTATTTTATCTTCGCTTTTTTTATTGCAGGAATCAGTAAATCTATTGGGAATTTCAGCCCCGGAGTAACATTTGCTTCATGGGCTGGTTTCTGGGTGACTACTTTTGGCACGGTTCTGGCAACCGTCATGATCATATCCGGCAAGGCATCTGTGCTCTATACATTCTATGCGCCTCTTAAAGCAAGCGGTTGGTATTATGTAGGGCTCGCATTATTCATTATAGGCACCTGGATCAGCGGTTTCGCGATCATCGGACATTATGCAGGATGGAAAAAGCAAAATAAAGGTGCAATAAGTCCATTATTTGCATTCATGACTGTTGCAACGCTCATCCTTTGGATCATTGCATGTTTGGGTGTAGTGGCCACAGTGGTATTTCAATACATCCCATGGGCATTCGGTTGGACAAAAACGATCAATGTCGAATTAAGCCGTACACTATTCTGGTATTTCGGTCATCCACTCGTTTATTTTTGGCTTCTTCCGGCCTATATGGCGTGGTATGTCATTGTGCCCAATATCATCGGCGGTAAAGTGTTCAGTGATTCCTTGGCCAGGTTGGCCTTTGTCCTATTCATCCTTTTCTCGATGCCAGTTGGTTTTCACCATCAAATGGTCGAACCAGGAATCGGATCATTTTGGAAGTTTTTACAGACGGTACTGACTTTCATGGTCATCATCCCTTCATTGATGACTGCGTTTTCAATATTCGCGGTTTTTGAAACCACTGGCAGGGACATGGGGGCCAAGAGTCTTTTTGGCTGGTTTAAAAAACTACCATGGCGCGATGTTCGCTTTACATCCATTTTTATCGCAATGGCCTTCTTTATCCCCGGTGGTGCAGGAGGCATCATCAATGCAAGCTTTCAGTTGGATGAAGCCGTTCATAATACTTTGTGGGTCGTTGGACACTTTCATATAACCGTGGGGACGCCTGTTGCTATGACTTTCATGGGACTGACATTCTGGCTTATCCCATATTTAACAGGGCGAAAATTTACCGCTGCACTGAAAAGGCTCGCATTTATCCAAATTTTCACCTGGTCTATTGGAATGTTTTTAATGTCGACATCTCAACACATCCTGGGCTTAATGGGAGCCCCCCGGCGAACGGCATATGCGGGATACAACGGGAATCCCCAAGCAAAAGAATGGTTTGACGGTTTATTTTCCAATCATGTCACGATGGCAATCGGGGGTTCAATTTTATTTCTGTCCGCCGCGATATTGATTTACATCGTTCTGGTGTCTTTATTCATCTCGCCCAAAGCCGAACACGAAAAAGATGCAGTTCAATTCCCAATGGCTGAAAGCGATGTCAGCAGGACACCGAAATTCCTTGAAAATTGGGGACTTTGGATTGGAATCTCGTTAACTCTCATCTTATTTGCGTATGCAATCCCTGTTCTCCATATGATCCAGCATGCACCACCTGGATCGCCGGGATTTAAAACATGGTAG
- the speD gene encoding adenosylmethionine decarboxylase: MEIPHEKRVQLHGFNNLTKSLSFNMYDICYTKTKEEREAYLEYIDEQYNADRLTGILQHVADIIGAHVLNIAKQDYVPQGASVTILVSEGPIVEVPNESFDESPGPLPSTVTMHLDKSHITVHTYPEYHPYEGISTFRADIDVSTCGEISPLKALNYLIHSFDTDIMTMDYRVRGFTRDINGKKLFIDHDINSIQNYIPEKIKNMYHMIDVNVYQENIFHTKCKLKDFDLNNYLFGYTKERLKKNEAAEITEKLTMEMNEIFYGKNMPGEPHHSDQNS, encoded by the coding sequence ATGGAAATACCACATGAAAAACGCGTTCAGCTTCACGGTTTCAACAATTTGACCAAATCCTTGAGCTTTAACATGTATGACATATGCTATACGAAAACAAAAGAGGAGAGAGAGGCGTATCTCGAATATATAGATGAACAGTATAATGCCGATCGACTGACAGGAATCCTGCAGCATGTTGCCGATATCATCGGTGCACATGTCTTGAATATTGCCAAGCAGGATTATGTCCCACAAGGGGCAAGTGTAACGATATTGGTTTCAGAAGGACCGATCGTGGAAGTGCCGAATGAGTCATTTGATGAATCCCCGGGACCATTGCCAAGCACCGTGACCATGCATCTGGATAAAAGTCATATAACTGTCCATACCTATCCTGAATACCATCCTTATGAGGGGATCAGTACTTTTCGAGCCGATATTGATGTCTCTACATGCGGAGAAATATCACCTTTGAAGGCACTCAATTATTTGATTCATTCCTTTGACACGGACATCATGACCATGGATTATCGTGTGAGGGGATTCACAAGGGATATTAATGGGAAGAAGCTATTTATCGACCACGACATCAATTCCATTCAAAACTACATACCGGAAAAAATTAAGAATATGTACCATATGATCGATGTCAATGTTTATCAAGAAAATATCTTTCATACAAAATGCAAATTAAAGGATTTCGATTTGAATAATTATTTGTTTGGTTACACGAAGGAGAGATTAAAGAAAAATGAAGCAGCCGAAATTACAGAAAAGCTGACGATGGAAATGAACGAAATTTTTTATGGTAAAAATATGCCGGGAGAACCACACCATTCAGACCAAAATTCATAA
- a CDS encoding cytochrome C oxidase subunit II, giving the protein MKKHQDKSEVNLKGTLISVFAVGFLITAMWVSVYALYLGR; this is encoded by the coding sequence ATGAAAAAGCATCAAGATAAATCAGAGGTGAATTTAAAAGGTACTTTGATCAGTGTATTTGCTGTAGGTTTTTTGATTACAGCAATGTGGGTAAGTGTTTACGCACTCTACCTGGGAAGATAA
- a CDS encoding cytochrome c oxidase subunit II, producing the protein MHLHKYEKIWLSFGILSLAVFLVIIGVSAFSHNHMPAGGMMTIDPDKVEHTPPFDHPGLVKIDDETYQVSLIAMTFGYEPAKIKVPAGKKIIFKVTSKDVTHSFTIVNTKVNMMVVPGQINTKTYVFQHPGKYLVICNEYCGSGHHFMQTEIEVY; encoded by the coding sequence ATGCATCTTCATAAATATGAAAAGATTTGGCTGTCATTCGGAATATTATCGTTAGCCGTTTTTTTAGTGATCATAGGGGTAAGTGCATTTTCCCACAATCATATGCCTGCCGGCGGAATGATGACAATTGACCCAGACAAGGTCGAACATACTCCTCCTTTCGATCATCCTGGATTGGTAAAAATCGATGATGAAACATACCAAGTTTCCCTCATCGCTATGACGTTCGGATATGAACCAGCAAAAATTAAAGTCCCGGCGGGCAAGAAAATCATATTTAAAGTGACCAGCAAGGATGTCACACACAGCTTTACAATCGTGAATACAAAGGTCAATATGATGGTCGTTCCCGGCCAAATCAACACGAAGACCTATGTTTTCCAACACCCGGGAAAATATCTTGTGATTTGCAATGAATATTGCGGATCCGGGCACCATTTTATGCAAACGGAAATCGAGGTGTATTGA
- a CDS encoding cyclic-phosphate processing receiver domain-containing protein — protein sequence MSINVFMDDFRTCPQGHVLAENIDDCFELLENFHIEHLSLDHDLVNKSRNGLMLVHLMVKHQLFAERITIHSANSVGSKAMYQYLKQAQKEQRMPHSIKIIQRPLPLFTSSDKNIYKGFSF from the coding sequence ATGAGTATCAATGTTTTCATGGATGACTTTCGTACATGTCCCCAAGGTCACGTTTTGGCTGAAAATATTGATGATTGCTTTGAACTATTGGAAAACTTTCACATTGAACATCTATCCTTGGATCATGACTTAGTTAATAAATCTAGAAATGGATTAATGCTCGTGCATTTAATGGTGAAACATCAGCTTTTTGCAGAAAGAATCACCATTCATTCTGCAAATTCAGTCGGAAGCAAAGCAATGTACCAATATTTAAAACAAGCACAAAAAGAGCAAAGGATGCCGCATTCGATAAAAATCATTCAACGGCCCCTTCCACTCTTTACCTCGTCAGATAAAAATATATATAAAGGATTTTCATTTTAA
- a CDS encoding CAP domain-containing protein, protein MKRFMFLLIILFTAYMTKPYWADRIDSLKEKPEINAAVNSLEKNLEELSVKVNSSIQQLKAKENTSPSKAAKPDLAVPTNQKFSVYNITLGETKEKVEKEVGAPERVSQNEYGVDWYAYHQNYQNFMMVSYDQNNKVNGLYTDQDLISSSIGIKLNSAKAMVEKKLGTPLSQIRKGFVMYQVNSNGEYDMYHLDHSYVTIFYDQHENNTVTAIQIISDQMEQQKNEYYTSPGQKLEKGFEYQLFDLTNAARVEHGLSPLKWDDRVHGTALKHSEDMAKNNYFDHTDLQGKSPFDRMHDDNITFMTAGENLAFGQISSIFAHEGLMNSLGHRKNILQPSFKNLGVGVAFGDKSQPYYTENFYSK, encoded by the coding sequence ATGAAGCGTTTTATGTTTTTACTGATCATACTCTTTACTGCCTATATGACCAAACCCTACTGGGCAGATCGCATAGATTCTCTTAAGGAAAAGCCTGAAATAAATGCTGCAGTAAATTCCTTGGAAAAAAATTTAGAAGAGCTGTCAGTAAAAGTGAACAGCTCGATACAGCAATTAAAAGCTAAAGAAAATACCAGCCCGTCAAAAGCGGCTAAACCCGACCTGGCGGTTCCGACTAACCAAAAATTTTCGGTATATAACATCACACTTGGCGAAACAAAAGAAAAAGTTGAAAAAGAAGTTGGGGCCCCGGAAAGAGTTTCGCAGAACGAATATGGTGTCGACTGGTATGCCTACCATCAAAACTATCAAAATTTCATGATGGTATCTTATGATCAGAATAATAAGGTGAATGGATTGTATACTGACCAGGACTTGATATCCTCATCCATAGGTATAAAGCTGAACAGTGCGAAAGCTATGGTTGAAAAAAAACTTGGCACCCCCCTTTCCCAAATTCGGAAAGGTTTCGTGATGTACCAGGTGAATAGCAATGGTGAATATGATATGTACCATTTGGATCATAGCTACGTCACGATTTTTTATGACCAACATGAGAACAATACAGTGACTGCCATTCAAATTATATCCGACCAGATGGAGCAGCAGAAAAATGAGTATTACACGTCCCCTGGACAGAAGCTGGAAAAAGGCTTTGAATATCAATTATTCGATCTGACGAATGCTGCAAGGGTCGAACATGGCCTTTCCCCGTTGAAATGGGATGATCGCGTCCACGGAACGGCATTAAAGCATAGTGAGGATATGGCGAAAAATAACTATTTCGACCATACAGACCTGCAAGGGAAATCCCCATTTGATCGTATGCATGATGATAATATCACTTTCATGACTGCAGGGGAAAATCTTGCATTTGGACAAATCAGCAGTATTTTTGCTCATGAGGGACTGATGAATTCTCTTGGACATCGAAAAAACATCCTTCAGCCAAGCTTCAAAAACTTAGGCGTTGGCGTCGCGTTCGGTGATAAATCGCAGCCTTATTATACAGAGAATTTTTATAGTAAATAA
- the ilvD gene encoding dihydroxy-acid dehydratase: MRSDMIKKGIDRAPHRSLLYATGVKTRDLEKPFIGVCNSYIDIIPGHKHLNHFAQVVKEAIIEAGGIPFEFNTIGVDDGIAMGHIGMRYSLPSREIIADSAETVINAHWFDGVFYIPNCDKITPGMLMAAARTNVPSVFVSGGPMEAGVSSAGKNLSLVSVFEGVGAYNKGTINHNELLELESLACPTCGSCSGMFTANSMNSLMEMLGLALPGNGTIVATSEKRHDLIREAAKHLMDLVKNDIRPRDILTKETFDNAFALDMAMGGSTNTVLHTLAIAHEAGIDYDLRQINEIAEKVPYLSKISPASDYSMQDVHEAGGVSAIIKELCQIDGLIHKDRITITGKSISENVQNAEITNDQVIRRKENPYSPVGGLSILFGNLAPDGGVIKVGAVDPSITRFLGKAIVFESQDEAQAGIDNGTVEAGHVVVIRYEGPKGGPGMPEMLAPTSAIAGRGLDKEVALITDGRFSGASRGISVGHISPEAAEGGPIAYVKNDDLILIDLESRSIELLVDEKVLQERRSTWKQPDPKIKSGYLAKYAKLVTSANTGGVMKI, from the coding sequence ATGCGAAGTGACATGATAAAAAAAGGGATTGATCGAGCACCGCATCGCAGTCTCCTCTATGCCACAGGTGTAAAGACAAGAGATCTGGAGAAACCCTTCATCGGTGTATGCAATTCCTATATAGATATCATACCCGGCCACAAACATCTTAATCATTTTGCCCAAGTGGTAAAAGAAGCCATCATCGAGGCTGGTGGAATTCCTTTTGAATTCAATACGATTGGTGTTGATGATGGAATTGCAATGGGGCATATCGGGATGCGCTACTCCCTCCCCAGCAGGGAAATCATTGCAGACAGTGCAGAGACTGTCATAAATGCACATTGGTTCGATGGTGTATTCTACATACCAAATTGCGACAAAATCACACCTGGTATGCTAATGGCAGCTGCAAGAACGAACGTCCCCTCCGTCTTCGTTTCTGGAGGTCCAATGGAAGCGGGAGTTTCATCTGCTGGCAAAAATTTATCTCTCGTTTCTGTGTTCGAAGGCGTTGGTGCATATAACAAAGGAACCATCAACCACAATGAACTCCTTGAATTGGAATCACTTGCTTGTCCGACATGCGGTTCATGTTCGGGAATGTTTACAGCCAATTCCATGAATTCATTAATGGAAATGCTTGGGCTGGCACTCCCGGGTAATGGAACCATTGTCGCAACATCTGAAAAACGTCATGATTTGATTCGGGAAGCTGCCAAACATCTCATGGATCTGGTCAAAAATGATATTCGTCCACGAGATATTTTGACCAAGGAAACATTCGATAATGCATTTGCTTTGGATATGGCAATGGGAGGTTCAACAAACACAGTACTCCACACATTGGCCATCGCACATGAAGCAGGAATCGACTACGATTTAAGGCAGATCAATGAAATTGCTGAAAAAGTTCCATATTTGTCTAAGATCAGCCCTGCTTCCGACTACTCGATGCAGGATGTTCATGAAGCAGGTGGTGTAAGCGCGATTATCAAGGAGCTTTGCCAAATTGATGGACTCATTCATAAAGATCGAATCACAATAACTGGGAAATCCATATCCGAAAATGTTCAAAATGCTGAAATCACCAATGACCAGGTGATCCGGAGAAAAGAAAATCCATACAGCCCGGTAGGTGGCCTCTCCATCCTTTTCGGAAATTTAGCGCCTGATGGGGGCGTAATCAAAGTAGGCGCCGTCGATCCATCGATCACTCGATTCTTAGGGAAAGCAATAGTATTCGAGTCACAGGATGAAGCCCAGGCAGGAATCGATAATGGAACAGTTGAGGCCGGCCATGTAGTTGTCATCCGCTATGAAGGCCCAAAAGGCGGACCGGGAATGCCGGAAATGCTTGCCCCTACTTCTGCCATTGCAGGACGCGGACTTGATAAAGAAGTAGCCTTGATCACAGACGGACGTTTTTCCGGTGCCAGCAGAGGCATTTCCGTCGGGCATATTTCTCCTGAAGCAGCTGAAGGGGGACCTATTGCTTATGTTAAAAATGATGATTTGATATTAATAGATTTGGAGTCACGCTCCATCGAATTATTAGTTGATGAAAAGGTCCTTCAAGAAAGACGAAGCACCTGGAAGCAGCCAGACCCGAAGATCAAGTCGGGCTACTTGGCAAAATACGCCAAGCTTGTCACATCTGCCAATACTGGCGGAGTGATGAAAATTTAA
- a CDS encoding Crp/Fnr family transcriptional regulator — protein MDTPKYPNTNIFSDRTFEHIKAFMSLHTYQKDSFLFLEQELSDNLYYVEEGQIRMTKTTEDGKEMVLYLFQKGDLFGELGVIGETQHRFNAKALRDSKVATITQRDVESIILNHGDAAIEFVRWMGLMNQLIHTKLRDLLLYGKIGALCSTLIRLSNSFGDSGENGVKISKKMTNGELADLINTSRETVNRMLSDFKKNGIIEYSRDGEIIILDMEHLKKQCHCEGCPIEICRI, from the coding sequence ATGGATACACCTAAATATCCCAACACGAATATTTTCTCGGATCGGACGTTTGAACACATAAAAGCATTCATGAGCCTTCACACATATCAAAAAGATTCTTTTTTGTTCCTGGAGCAGGAGTTATCAGACAACCTCTATTATGTTGAAGAAGGTCAAATCAGAATGACCAAGACAACTGAAGACGGGAAAGAAATGGTGCTATATTTGTTTCAAAAAGGCGATTTATTTGGCGAGTTGGGAGTCATCGGTGAAACGCAGCATCGATTTAATGCAAAAGCATTGAGAGACAGCAAGGTAGCCACGATCACCCAAAGGGACGTGGAATCCATCATTTTGAACCACGGGGATGCAGCAATTGAATTTGTCCGATGGATGGGACTCATGAACCAATTGATCCATACGAAATTGCGCGATCTATTGTTATATGGAAAGATCGGTGCTTTATGTTCTACATTAATTAGATTATCCAATTCGTTTGGTGATTCAGGTGAAAATGGCGTGAAGATTTCTAAAAAAATGACGAACGGTGAACTGGCCGACTTGATCAATACATCCAGGGAAACGGTGAATAGAATGCTTAGTGATTTTAAAAAGAATGGAATCATTGAATACAGCCGAGATGGAGAGATCATCATTTTAGATATGGAGCATTTAAAAAAACAGTGCCACTGTGAAGGCTGTCCAATAGAAATATGTAGAATCTAA
- the ilvE gene encoding branched-chain-amino-acid transaminase, translating to MSSQWIFLSGEFVKKEDAVVSVYDHGFLYGDGVFEGIRVYSGNVFKLSEHLNRLYESAQSIMLKVPYTKEELERIIVESVRRNQLESAYIRVVVSRGVGNLGLDPKCCSQPRVIVIAEELSMFPKELYQRGLRVGSVASRRNRPDVLSPQVKSLNYLNNILVKLEANQAGVDEALMLNDQGYVTEGSADNIFIVKNDTIYTPPVYLGALEGITRNAIIDLAKELGYEMKEAPFTRHDVYVADEVFLTGTAVEVIAVVEVDGRKVHEGKPGKVTNHLLSEFRKIVVTHGVQCYPAETNQAVVS from the coding sequence ATGAGCAGTCAATGGATTTTTTTAAGCGGAGAGTTTGTCAAAAAAGAAGATGCAGTTGTATCTGTCTATGATCATGGATTTTTGTATGGAGACGGGGTTTTTGAAGGCATTCGCGTTTACAGCGGCAACGTATTCAAACTGAGCGAACATCTCAATCGCCTCTATGAATCTGCCCAGTCCATCATGTTGAAGGTTCCATATACGAAGGAGGAACTTGAACGAATTATTGTTGAGTCTGTCAGAAGAAATCAGCTTGAAAGTGCTTATATCCGCGTTGTGGTTTCCAGGGGTGTAGGAAACCTTGGACTAGATCCAAAATGCTGCTCACAGCCACGGGTCATCGTGATCGCCGAAGAGCTAAGCATGTTCCCAAAAGAATTGTATCAGCGGGGTTTAAGAGTCGGATCTGTTGCCAGCAGGAGGAACCGTCCAGACGTATTAAGCCCGCAAGTCAAATCGCTGAATTATTTAAATAATATTTTGGTCAAACTCGAAGCCAACCAAGCCGGGGTCGATGAAGCGCTCATGCTGAATGACCAAGGATACGTGACGGAAGGCTCTGCTGATAATATTTTCATTGTGAAAAACGATACCATCTATACCCCTCCTGTTTATTTAGGGGCATTGGAAGGCATCACCCGCAACGCCATCATCGATCTTGCAAAAGAACTGGGCTATGAAATGAAAGAAGCTCCATTTACCCGCCACGATGTCTATGTCGCGGATGAAGTTTTCTTAACAGGAACCGCAGTGGAAGTCATCGCTGTCGTAGAGGTTGATGGAAGAAAGGTTCACGAAGGTAAGCCTGGCAAAGTAACAAATCATTTACTATCTGAATTTCGAAAAATCGTCGTGACGCACGGTGTACAATGCTACCCTGCGGAAACCAATCAAGCTGTCGTCAGTTAG